GTGAGCGCGCCGGGTTTGCGGATGATCTCGCTGGCCACGCCGATCTTCCCGATGTCGTGGAACAGCGCCGCGAGCTCCAGGGTTCGAAGCGGCTCGCCTTCCAGGCCCAGCTCGCGGCCGACCGCGATGGCCATCTCCGCGAGGGCCCGAGCGTGGTCGTGCGTGTGCGTGTCCTTGGCCTCCAGCGCGTTGGCCAGCGCCTCCACCGTTGACAGATACGCCTCCTCGAGCGTTCGGGCCGCGTCGCGCTCGCCCTTGATCAGCCTGGCGTTCTCGAACGCGGTCGCGGCGTTGAAGGCCAGCACCTCCAGCAGGCGCCGCTCGTTCTCGTCGAACTGGTCGAGACCGAGCCGTGACAGCACGATGACGCCGGTGGCCCGTTCCGCGTACAGGAGCGGCACCGCCAGGATGGTCTCGTCGATCTCGGGGGTCCCCTCGATCTGCACCGCGAACTCGCAGTGCGCGGCGTCGGGGACGTAGATGGTCTCCCGACGTTCCACGGCCATGCCGGTGGCCCCCTCGCCGACCCGCGTGAGCAGCGCGTCGAACGTCTCGCCCTCGTACTCGGACAGCTCTCCGCGGAACGCCACCGGGACCAGCATCTGCGACGCCTCGTCCAGCACGTACACCCGGCAGTTGTGGTAGTCGATCAGCCCGCGCAACTCCGCGGTGATGACCTCGCCGATGGCGGCCTCGTCGTTCAGCCGGGTCAGGCGCGAGGCCAGCTTGTGGAGCATGCGCATCTGGGCCAGCGAGCTGAGCTCCGACAGGTTGAGGTCGGGAAGCTCGCCCTTCAGCGGACGCCATGCGGGGGCTCCCGGAGGCCGATGCGCGCCCGGTCGCCACGGCTGCTCGCGCCATTCGGTCGCGTGGGCGAACTCCTCGCTCCCGAACACCACCACGCGGTCCTTGCCCGCTGCCTTGGCGGCCAGCAGGGCGGCGTCCGCGCCGGCGAACAGGTGGCGGGGGCCGGTGGCCTGGCGGGGCGCCTCGGCCAGGCCGATGCTGATGGTGATCCGGATGTCGAACGGCAACCTCAGGGCCCGCGCCGCATCCAGGAGCCGGTCCGCCAGCACGGCGGCTTGGGGAACGGTCTGGCCCGGCAGGAGGATGGCGAACTCCTCCCCGCCGATGCGGCACACCGGGTCCTCCGCCCGGCACACCGCCCGGCAGGAGCTGGCCAGTTCCTGGAGCACCTGGTCGCCGATGAGGTGCCCGTAGCCGTCGTTGATCCACTTGAAGTCGTCGATGTCGAACACCAGCAGCGCCACGCTCGAGTGGAGGCGCATGGCCCGGGCCACCTCCTCGGCCAGGCGTTCGTGGAAGAAGCGGTGGTTGTGCAACCCGGTGAGGTGGTCGGTCACCACCTGCGTCTGGAGCCGGGCCCGGATGTCCGCGTTGTCGATGGCGAGGGCGGCCAGGTTCCCGAACCGGATGGCCAGCCGGAACTCATCCTGCGTGAACACGTTCCCGGCGCCCAGGCGGTACAGGCACAGCACGCCCTTCAGCTCCGCGCGGGCCACGAGCGGGATGGCGATGAGCGCCTCCGGCTCGTCCGGCGTCCCGGGGATGTGCTGCGATCGCGGGTCCGCCATCACGTCCTGCACCAGGGCCGGTTCGGCCGTCTCGGCCACGGTTCCCGTGATGCCGGTGCCGAATGCGATGGTCCCCATGGCCAGGAGCTCTTCCGCGTACTGGTCCCGGACCAGGGTCGGGCGCAGGAGCCGGCGGGTGACGTCGGCCGTGTAGATGGTCAGGGTGTCGTGCGGGACGAGCTGGCGGAGCCCGTCGCCCACCTTCTCCAGCGTGTGCTCGGGCGAACCCTCCGAGACCAGGACCTGCTCGATCTCGGCGAGGATGCCTTCCGGTGGGATGTCGGTTTCGCGTCTGGACACGGTTGTTCCATGCGGGCTTGCCTCGAGGCCGGTCGAACTTCCATCTTCAGGCTACGGGGGCTCGCGGATCTCTCACATCAGTCGATCGGGTGACCCCCGGCCGGGGCTGCTACGGGATC
The sequence above is a segment of the Actinomycetota bacterium genome. Coding sequences within it:
- a CDS encoding diguanylate cyclase gives rise to the protein MSRRETDIPPEGILAEIEQVLVSEGSPEHTLEKVGDGLRQLVPHDTLTIYTADVTRRLLRPTLVRDQYAEELLAMGTIAFGTGITGTVAETAEPALVQDVMADPRSQHIPGTPDEPEALIAIPLVARAELKGVLCLYRLGAGNVFTQDEFRLAIRFGNLAALAIDNADIRARLQTQVVTDHLTGLHNHRFFHERLAEEVARAMRLHSSVALLVFDIDDFKWINDGYGHLIGDQVLQELASSCRAVCRAEDPVCRIGGEEFAILLPGQTVPQAAVLADRLLDAARALRLPFDIRITISIGLAEAPRQATGPRHLFAGADAALLAAKAAGKDRVVVFGSEEFAHATEWREQPWRPGAHRPPGAPAWRPLKGELPDLNLSELSSLAQMRMLHKLASRLTRLNDEAAIGEVITAELRGLIDYHNCRVYVLDEASQMLVPVAFRGELSEYEGETFDALLTRVGEGATGMAVERRETIYVPDAAHCEFAVQIEGTPEIDETILAVPLLYAERATGVIVLSRLGLDQFDENERRLLEVLAFNAATAFENARLIKGERDAARTLEEAYLSTVEALANALEAKDTHTHDHARALAEMAIAVGRELGLEGEPLRTLELAALFHDIGKIGVASEIIRKPGALTPEEWVEMKRHPGIGAQIIAPVPFLQPLVPIVQACHEHWDGNGYPEGLSGTDIPVEARIILVCDAFHAMTSDRPYRRALPVSEAIRRLQESAGTQFDPMVVDAFVRLDRAGRIETGHRDLSA